A section of the Salinigranum marinum genome encodes:
- a CDS encoding DsrE family protein — protein sequence MGKYAVLLNAGPKDAGPATNALRYAATLAAADHDVAVYFDGAATAWPGELVSRLDHPMRTYFDDLLELGATVGACALCASAYETTASCEEAGVTLLGSPDEHAPDVALLVEEGYELLPIG from the coding sequence ATGGGCAAGTACGCAGTCCTCTTGAACGCCGGACCGAAGGACGCCGGACCCGCGACGAACGCGTTGCGATACGCGGCGACCCTCGCCGCGGCCGACCACGACGTCGCGGTGTACTTCGATGGGGCCGCGACGGCGTGGCCCGGGGAACTCGTCTCACGGCTCGACCATCCGATGCGGACGTACTTCGACGACCTCCTCGAACTGGGCGCGACCGTCGGCGCGTGTGCTCTCTGTGCAAGCGCCTACGAGACGACGGCGTCGTGTGAGGAGGCGGGGGTGACACTGCTCGGCTCGCCCGACGAACACGCCCCGGACGTCGCCCTCCTGGTCGAAGAGGGATACGAACTCCTGCCGATCGGATGA